In Nicotiana tabacum cultivar K326 chromosome 2, ASM71507v2, whole genome shotgun sequence, the following proteins share a genomic window:
- the LOC107763027 gene encoding CAAX prenyl protease 2 isoform X1, translating into MYLLINPSENPMEAAFTGDAVSDGGGGSEMSKSLAVITCTALAIFYVAILYSPTLILRLQPPDSFQSYMIRRFICAAISSVFSLIACSLILPIQWGKSHLFSVYGIRLDHMWQAVVFPLTLTSLMYAGTLILKLLLLLDSGQEDRENGRSLSLDSIKNVVYEFIESTFSLASDISAWRNYLVAPLTEELVFRACMIPLLLCGGFSTYTVVFLCPIFFSLAHLNHLLEYAQRSGSWPKAFAVVGFQLGYTVIFGSYASFLFVRTGHLTAPLVAHIFCNYMGIPIIISRRTGMVTVASVAGLLGFLWLLFPLTTPHLYNAITDNCMCWHRYCSWS; encoded by the exons ATGTATTTGCTAATAAATCCGTCTGAAAATCCGATGGAAGCAGCATTCACCGGCGACGCCGTCAGCGACGGCGGCGGCGGCAGTGAGATGTCGAAATCATTGGCGGTGATTACGTGTACTGCGTTGGCAATTTTCTATGTTGCAATCTTGTATTCTCCGACGTTGATTCTCCGTTTACAACCGCCGGATTCGTTTCAATCATACATGATCCGACGGTTCATATGCGCCGCCATTTCCTCTGTTTTCTCGCTCATTGCCTGCTCTCTTATCCTCCCT ATTCAGTGGGGCAAATCTCACCTTTTCAGTGTTTATGGCATCAGATTGGATCATATG TGGCAAGCTGTCGTCTTTCCTCTGACATTGACTTCCTTAATGTACGCTGGCACCTTGATCCTCAAGCTGTTATTGTTGCTAGACTCTGGCCAAGAAGATAGGGAAAATGGAAGAAGCCTGTCACTTGACAGTATTAAAAATGTTGTCTATGAATTTATTGAATCGACCTTTTCACTGGCTTCCGATATTTCAGCATGGCGCAATTATCTTGTG GCCCCACTTACAGAAGAGCTGGTATTTAGAGCGTGTATGATACCTTTGCTTCTTTGTGGAGGATTCAGCACCTATACAGTGGTGTTTCTTTGTCCTATATTTTTCAGTTTAG CTCATTTAAATCATTTGTTAGAATATGCTCAACGAAGCGGCAGCTGGCCCAAAGCTTTTGCGGTTGTAG GCTTCCAGCTCGGCTACACGGTCATCTTTGGATCATATGCTTCATTTCTCTTTGTTCGGACAG GACATCTTACCGCTCCACTAGTTGCTCATATTTTTTGCAACTATATGGGCATACCTATAATAATTTCACGGAGGACAG GGATGGTAACAGTGGCATCTGTAGCTGGGCTGCTAGGTTTCCTCTGGCTTCTTTTTCCACTAACCACTCCTCATTTGTACAATGCCATAACAGATAATTGCATGTGCTGGCATAGATATTGTAGTTGGAGCTAA
- the LOC107763027 gene encoding CAAX prenyl protease 2 isoform X2 yields the protein MYLLINPSENPMEAAFTGDAVSDGGGGSEMSKSLAVITCTALAIFYVAILYSPTLILRLQPPDSFQSYMIRRFICAAISSVFSLIACSLILPIQWGKSHLFSVYGIRLDHMWQAVVFPLTLTSLMYAGTLILKLLLLLDSGQEDRENGRSLSLDSIKNVVYEFIESTFSLASDISAWRNYLVAPLTEELVFRACMIPLLLCGGFSTYTVVFLCPIFFSLAHLNHLLEYAQRSGSWPKAFAVVGFQLGYTVIFGSYASFLFVRTGHLTAPLVAHIFCNYMGIPIIISRRTGTRRNCQGAPKLGRNSKIARFTSGN from the exons ATGTATTTGCTAATAAATCCGTCTGAAAATCCGATGGAAGCAGCATTCACCGGCGACGCCGTCAGCGACGGCGGCGGCGGCAGTGAGATGTCGAAATCATTGGCGGTGATTACGTGTACTGCGTTGGCAATTTTCTATGTTGCAATCTTGTATTCTCCGACGTTGATTCTCCGTTTACAACCGCCGGATTCGTTTCAATCATACATGATCCGACGGTTCATATGCGCCGCCATTTCCTCTGTTTTCTCGCTCATTGCCTGCTCTCTTATCCTCCCT ATTCAGTGGGGCAAATCTCACCTTTTCAGTGTTTATGGCATCAGATTGGATCATATG TGGCAAGCTGTCGTCTTTCCTCTGACATTGACTTCCTTAATGTACGCTGGCACCTTGATCCTCAAGCTGTTATTGTTGCTAGACTCTGGCCAAGAAGATAGGGAAAATGGAAGAAGCCTGTCACTTGACAGTATTAAAAATGTTGTCTATGAATTTATTGAATCGACCTTTTCACTGGCTTCCGATATTTCAGCATGGCGCAATTATCTTGTG GCCCCACTTACAGAAGAGCTGGTATTTAGAGCGTGTATGATACCTTTGCTTCTTTGTGGAGGATTCAGCACCTATACAGTGGTGTTTCTTTGTCCTATATTTTTCAGTTTAG CTCATTTAAATCATTTGTTAGAATATGCTCAACGAAGCGGCAGCTGGCCCAAAGCTTTTGCGGTTGTAG GCTTCCAGCTCGGCTACACGGTCATCTTTGGATCATATGCTTCATTTCTCTTTGTTCGGACAG GACATCTTACCGCTCCACTAGTTGCTCATATTTTTTGCAACTATATGGGCATACCTATAATAATTTCACGGAGGACAG GTACTCGGCGGAATTGTCAAGGTGCACCCAAactggggagaaattcaaaaatagccagatttacaagtggtaattga
- the LOC107763027 gene encoding CAAX prenyl protease 2 isoform X3 produces MYLLINPSENPMEAAFTGDAVSDGGGGSEMSKSLAVITCTALAIFYVAILYSPTLILRLQPPDSFQSYMIRRFICAAISSVFSLIACSLILPIQWGKSHLFSVYGIRLDHMWQAVVFPLTLTSLMYAGTLILKLLLLLDSGQEDRENGRSLSLDSIKNVVYEFIESTFSLASDISAWRNYLVAPLTEELVFRACMIPLLLCGGFSTYTVVFLCPIFFSLAHLNHLLEYAQRSGSWPKAFAVVGFQLGYTVIFGSYASFLFVRTGAKISLRNAHLSSDKSC; encoded by the exons ATGTATTTGCTAATAAATCCGTCTGAAAATCCGATGGAAGCAGCATTCACCGGCGACGCCGTCAGCGACGGCGGCGGCGGCAGTGAGATGTCGAAATCATTGGCGGTGATTACGTGTACTGCGTTGGCAATTTTCTATGTTGCAATCTTGTATTCTCCGACGTTGATTCTCCGTTTACAACCGCCGGATTCGTTTCAATCATACATGATCCGACGGTTCATATGCGCCGCCATTTCCTCTGTTTTCTCGCTCATTGCCTGCTCTCTTATCCTCCCT ATTCAGTGGGGCAAATCTCACCTTTTCAGTGTTTATGGCATCAGATTGGATCATATG TGGCAAGCTGTCGTCTTTCCTCTGACATTGACTTCCTTAATGTACGCTGGCACCTTGATCCTCAAGCTGTTATTGTTGCTAGACTCTGGCCAAGAAGATAGGGAAAATGGAAGAAGCCTGTCACTTGACAGTATTAAAAATGTTGTCTATGAATTTATTGAATCGACCTTTTCACTGGCTTCCGATATTTCAGCATGGCGCAATTATCTTGTG GCCCCACTTACAGAAGAGCTGGTATTTAGAGCGTGTATGATACCTTTGCTTCTTTGTGGAGGATTCAGCACCTATACAGTGGTGTTTCTTTGTCCTATATTTTTCAGTTTAG CTCATTTAAATCATTTGTTAGAATATGCTCAACGAAGCGGCAGCTGGCCCAAAGCTTTTGCGGTTGTAG GCTTCCAGCTCGGCTACACGGTCATCTTTGGATCATATGCTTCATTTCTCTTTGTTCGGACAG GGGCTAAAATTTCCCTAAGAAATGCTCATCTTTCTTCCGATAAGAGCTGCTGA